From the genome of Fusobacterium varium, one region includes:
- a CDS encoding Protein of uncharacterised function (DUF559): MGSRSLSNRYGSFFENKRVAIECDGERWHSTEEQVKQDIERQDILERCGWDFIRIRGSRYFRNPEDTMKEVLEKLEKKGIYPEKTKSENYEIREEELLNKIKSRSFEIMELWKEQGNIEEIEITKEVNNIEDKEIKIPELVLKIENSKIKNEMESQQKIFLMKKIKMKKIFFLF, from the coding sequence ATGGGAAGTAGGAGCCTATCGAATAGATATGGTAGCTTTTTTGAGAATAAAAGAGTAGCTATAGAGTGTGATGGGGAGAGATGGCATAGTACAGAAGAACAAGTAAAACAGGATATAGAACGTCAAGACATACTAGAACGTTGTGGATGGGATTTTATTAGAATAAGAGGAAGTAGATATTTTAGAAACCCAGAGGATACAATGAAAGAAGTATTGGAAAAATTAGAAAAAAAGGGAATATATCCTGAAAAAACTAAAAGTGAAAATTATGAAATAAGAGAAGAAGAACTGTTAAATAAAATAAAAAGTAGATCTTTTGAAATAATGGAACTTTGGAAAGAACAAGGAAATATAGAGGAAATAGAAATCACTAAAGAAGTAAATAATATAGAGGATAAAGAAATTAAAATTCCAGAATTAGTTCTAAAAATAGAAAATTCTAAAATTAAAAATGAAATGGAATCACAACAAAAAATATTTTTAATGAAAAAAATAAAAATGAAAAAGATATTTTTTCTCTTTTAA